One Helianthus annuus cultivar XRQ/B unplaced genomic scaffold, HanXRQr2.0-SUNRISE HanXRQChr00c001, whole genome shotgun sequence genomic window carries:
- the LOC118489668 gene encoding probable serine/threonine-protein kinase PBL28 encodes MREQIMPKSLITFQEIAYQCLHLDREKRPTTEKVLMQLKKALVFQNMASTMNQFAHLQIPLEDVAKATNNYHHDNIIEHGGVGIVYKGRLLWSGRLMEIAARRFDCKHGDGDLEFLAEISALSDLKHKNLVSIIGFCDAIDEKIIVTTYGANGSLGQYLNSLNLTWKQRLRICLGVARALSYLHYDKGRDYAILHCNINSNTILLDNNWEAKLSSFEFSIKQSLNYKDHVCPCEHAGTMGCMDPAIEKTGGVTHKSDIYSFGVVLFETLCGRKAVIQNE; translated from the exons ATGAGGGAACAGATCATGCCCAAATCATTAATTACATTTCAAGAGATTGCCTACCAATGCCTACATCTTGATAGAGAAAAACGACCAACAACAGAAAAAGTTTTAATGCAACTCAAGAAAGCATTGGTATTTCAA AACATGGCATCAACAATGAACCAGTTTGCTCACTTACAAATCCCACTTGAAGATGTGGCGAAGGCCACCAACAACTATCATCATGATAACATCATCGAACATGGTGGAGTTGGTATCGTATATAAAGGACGACTCTTGTGGTCTGGGAGGTTGATGGAGATTGCTGCACGGAGGTTTGATTGTAAGCATGGGGATGGAGACCTCGAGTTCTTGGCAGAAATTTCAGCGCTTTCTGATCTCAAACATAAAAATCTGGTCTCTATTATTGGGTTTTGTGACGCGATAGATGAAAAGATCATTGTAACCACGTATGGGGCCAATGGAAGTCTAGGCCAGTATCTAAACAGCCTGAACCTCACATGGAAGCAAAGATTGAGGATATGTCTAGGTGTGGCTCGTGCGTTAAGTTACCTACATTATGACAAGGGACGTGATTATGCTATTCTACATTGTAACATCAATAGCAACACAATTTTGTTAGACAATAACTGGGAAGCCAAGTTATCCAGTTTTGAATTTTCCATCAAACAATCACTAAACTATAAGGATCATGTGTGCCCTTGTGAACACGCTGGCACAATGGGGTGTATGGACCCAGCAATCGAAAAGACGGGAGGTGTGACCCACAAGTCGGACATCTACTCATTCGGTGTTGTTTTATTCGAAACATTGTGTGGGAGGAAAGCAGTAATTCAGAACGAGTAA